From Sinorhizobium sp. B11:
CGGCCGTGCCGAATATGTGCCGATCATGGACCATGAAGCGCTTGAAGCCTTCCAGACGCTGACGCGCCTTGAGGGCATCATTCCGGCGCTCGAGCCTTCGCATGCGCTTGCCGAAGTCATCAAGCGCGCGCCCAAGATGGGCAAGGACGAGATCATCCTGATGAACCTCTCCGGCCGCGGCGACAAGGATATCTTCACCGTCGGCAAGATCCTGGGAATGGGGCAGTAAGAAACATGACCGCACGTATGGACAAACGCTTCGCCGACCTGAAGGCGGAAGGTCGCCCGGCGCTCGTAACCTATTTCATGGGCGGCGATCCGGACTACGAAACCTCGCTCGGCATCATGAAGGCGCTGCCGGAAGCCGGCTCCGACGTCATCGAACTCGGCATGCCCTTTTCCGATCCTATGGCCGATGGTCCGGCGATCCAGCTCGCCGGCCAGCGCGCTCTCAAGGGCGGCCAGACGCTGAAGAAGACGCTGCAGCTCGCTGCCGACTTCCGCAAGACCAATGATACGACGCCGATCGTCATGATGGGTTACTACAACCCGATCTACATTTACGGCGTCGAGAAATTTCTCGATGATGCGCTGGCATCCGGCATCGATGGCCTGATCATCGTCGACCTGCCGCCGGAAATGGATGACGAGCTCTGCGTACCGGCTCTGAAGAAGGGCATCAATTTCATCCGTTTGGCTACACCGACGACAGATGAAAAGCGCCTGCCCACCGTTTTGAAGAACACCTCGGGCTTCGTCTACTATGTCTCGATGAACGGCATCACCGGTTCGGCCTTGCCGGATCCGTCGCTGATTTCGGGCGCAGTCGAGCGCATCAAGGACCATACCGATCTCCCCGTCTGCGTCGGTTTCGGCGTCAAAACGGCTGAACACGCAAAGATCATCGGTGCTTCGGCGGACGGCGTCGTCGTTGGTACCGCAATCGTCAATCAGGTGGCCAACAGCCTGACGGCTGACGGGAAGGCGACAGCGGATACGGTTCAGGCCGTTGCGACGCTGGTTCGGGGTCTTTCCACAGGAACGCGTTCGGCGCGCCTTGTTGCTGCCGAATAGTTTCCCCACATTGGCACCAGTCAATCAGGAGTATTCGAGTTGAACTGGATCACTAACTACGTTCGCCCGCGGATCAATTCCATGCTGGGCCGTCGCGAAGTGCCGGAGAACCTCTGGATCAAGTGCCCGGAAACGGGTGAGATGGTCTTTCACAAGGACTTGGAAAGCAACAAGTGGGTCATCCCCGCTTCCGGCTACCATATGAAGATGCCGGCAAAGGCGCGCCTTGCCGACCTGTTCGACAACGGCGAATACGAAGCTTTGCCGCAGCCGAAGGTCGCCCAGGATCCGCTGAAGTTCCGCGATTCCAAGAAATACAGCGATCGTCTGCGCGACAGCCGACTCAAGACCGAGCAGGAAGACACGATCGTTGCTGGTCTCGGCAGCGTCCAGGGCCTGAAGCTCGTTGCCGTCGTCCATGAATTCAACTTCATTGGCGGTTCGCTCGGCATGGCTGCCGGCGAAGCGATCGTCAAAGCTTTCGAACGCGCGATTGCGGAAAAGTGCCCGCTCGTGATGTTCCCGGCTTCGGGCGGCGCGCGCATGCAGGAAGGCATCCTGTCGCTGATGCAGCTTCCGCGTACGACGGTCGCCGTCGATTTGCTGAAGGAAGCCGGCCAGCCCTATATCGTGGTTCTGACCAATCCGACTACCGGCGGCGTGACGGCGTCCTATGCGATGCTCGGCGATATTCATCTGGCCGAGCCAGGTGCGGAAATCGGTTTTGCCGGCAAGCGCGTCATCGAGCAGACGCTGCGTGAAAAGCTTCCCGAAGGCTTCCAGACATCGGAATATCTTCTGGAACACGGCGTGGTCGACATGGTCGTCAAACGTCACGATATCCCGGAGACGCTGGCGCGCCTGTTGAAGATCCTGACGAAGAAGCCGGCGACAGCAGCAAATGATGCCAATGGTGTGATTGCTCTGGCGGCGAGCGCCTGAGCAGCATTCTCACAGAATAGGGCGGGCCGATGACAGACAGAGGCCAGATCGCGGTGAGTGAGGCGGCGCGGGAGATCGAGAAGCTCATGGGATTGCATCCCAAGGGCTACGATTTGTCATTGGACCGCATCAGACGCCTTCTGGAAGCGCTCGGCAATCCCGAACGCAATCTTCCCCCCGTCATCCATATTGCCGGCACCAACGGCAAGGGCTCGACATCGGCTTTCTGCCGTTCGCTCCTGGAAGCGGCAGGCCACAGCGTCCATGTCCACACCTCTCCACACCTTGTAAACTGGCATGAACGCTACCGTCTTGGTGTTCCAGCTGGGCGTGGACAGTTGGTCGATGATGCTGTCTTCGCCGATGCTCTGAGACGCGTGGCGAAAGCCAATGATGGTGAGAAGATCACCGTCTTTGAAATCCTGACTGCAGTCACTTTCATTCTTTTCTCCGAACATCCGGCCGATGCCGCCATTATCGAGGTAGGCCTCGGCGGTCGTTTTGACGCGACGAACGTGATCGAAGACCCTGCCGTTTCAGTCATCATGCCGATTTCGCTGGATCATCAGCCTTATCTCGGCGACCGGGTGGAGCTGATCGCTGCGGAAAAGGCCGGCATCATGAAGCGCGGGCATCCCGTCGTCATCGGCCATCAGGAATATGACGCGGCGCTCGACGTGCTGATGTCGACCGCCGAGCGGCTGAACTGCCCGAGTGCCGTCTTCGGTCAGGATTTCATCGCCCATGAGGAATATGGCCGGCTGATCTATCAGGATGAGTTCGGCCTGGCGGATCTGCCTTTGCCGCGTCTTCCCGGTCGCCATCAATATGCCAATGCCGCTGCCGCCATCCGCGCCGTCAAGGCCGCGGGCTTTACCGTCACTGAGCCGATGATGGAAAAGGCGATGGAAACGGTGGAGTGGCCCGGCCGTCTTCAGAAATTGACGGAAGGCAGGCTTTTGAGCCATGCACCGGCACGGTCGGAAATCTGGGTCGACGGCGGCCACAACCCGGGTGCGGGTGAAGTGATCGCCGAAGCCATGGCGAATTTCGAAGAGCGCCAGTCCCGCCCGCTGTTCCTGATATCTGGCATGATCAATACCAAGGATCCGGTCGGCTATTTCAAGGCCTTCGCCGACCTGGCAGAGAAGATCTATTGCGTACCGATCCGGGGCAGCGAAGCGATGATCGATCCGGTGATCCTGGCCCATGCCGCGTATGACGCCGGCCTCGTGGCCGAACCGATGTCATCAGTCATCGATGCCCTGGATGCCATCGCTTCGACCATCGACCCTGGGGCCCCTCCACCGCGTATTCTTATTGGCGGCTCTCTTTATCTCGTCGGCGACGTACTGGCGGAAAACGGTACACCCCCCAAATGAAAAGTCCGGCAGATGCCGGGCTTTTCGTATTGAACTGTCGATATCATCAGGCTGCGCTGGAAATCCAGTTGGAAAGCGCCGTCTTCGGCTTTGCGCCGATGGAGATGTCGGCAACTTCGCCGCCCTTGAAGATTGCAAGCGTCGGGATCGAGCGAACACCGAACTGAGCGGCCAGTTCCGGGTTTTCATCGATGTTGAGCTTGGCAACCTTGACCTTACCGGCGAGTTCCGTGGCGATTTCCTCGAGGCTCGGAGCAATCATTTTGCACGGACCGCACCATTCAGCCCAGAAATCGACGAC
This genomic window contains:
- the accD gene encoding acetyl-CoA carboxylase, carboxyltransferase subunit beta, whose protein sequence is MNWITNYVRPRINSMLGRREVPENLWIKCPETGEMVFHKDLESNKWVIPASGYHMKMPAKARLADLFDNGEYEALPQPKVAQDPLKFRDSKKYSDRLRDSRLKTEQEDTIVAGLGSVQGLKLVAVVHEFNFIGGSLGMAAGEAIVKAFERAIAEKCPLVMFPASGGARMQEGILSLMQLPRTTVAVDLLKEAGQPYIVVLTNPTTGGVTASYAMLGDIHLAEPGAEIGFAGKRVIEQTLREKLPEGFQTSEYLLEHGVVDMVVKRHDIPETLARLLKILTKKPATAANDANGVIALAASA
- a CDS encoding bifunctional folylpolyglutamate synthase/dihydrofolate synthase; amino-acid sequence: MTDRGQIAVSEAAREIEKLMGLHPKGYDLSLDRIRRLLEALGNPERNLPPVIHIAGTNGKGSTSAFCRSLLEAAGHSVHVHTSPHLVNWHERYRLGVPAGRGQLVDDAVFADALRRVAKANDGEKITVFEILTAVTFILFSEHPADAAIIEVGLGGRFDATNVIEDPAVSVIMPISLDHQPYLGDRVELIAAEKAGIMKRGHPVVIGHQEYDAALDVLMSTAERLNCPSAVFGQDFIAHEEYGRLIYQDEFGLADLPLPRLPGRHQYANAAAAIRAVKAAGFTVTEPMMEKAMETVEWPGRLQKLTEGRLLSHAPARSEIWVDGGHNPGAGEVIAEAMANFEERQSRPLFLISGMINTKDPVGYFKAFADLAEKIYCVPIRGSEAMIDPVILAHAAYDAGLVAEPMSSVIDALDAIASTIDPGAPPPRILIGGSLYLVGDVLAENGTPPK
- the trxA gene encoding thioredoxin, which translates into the protein MATVKVDINNFQSEVLESAEPVVVDFWAEWCGPCKMIAPSLEEIATELAGKVKVAKLNIDENPELAAQFGVRSIPTLAIFKGGEVADISIGAKPKTALSNWISSAA
- the trpA gene encoding tryptophan synthase subunit alpha codes for the protein MTARMDKRFADLKAEGRPALVTYFMGGDPDYETSLGIMKALPEAGSDVIELGMPFSDPMADGPAIQLAGQRALKGGQTLKKTLQLAADFRKTNDTTPIVMMGYYNPIYIYGVEKFLDDALASGIDGLIIVDLPPEMDDELCVPALKKGINFIRLATPTTDEKRLPTVLKNTSGFVYYVSMNGITGSALPDPSLISGAVERIKDHTDLPVCVGFGVKTAEHAKIIGASADGVVVGTAIVNQVANSLTADGKATADTVQAVATLVRGLSTGTRSARLVAAE